The following proteins are co-located in the Solenopsis invicta isolate M01_SB chromosome 7, UNIL_Sinv_3.0, whole genome shotgun sequence genome:
- the LOC105199926 gene encoding F-box/LRR-repeat protein fbxl-1 isoform X3, producing MDLGGVDVWGQIALETSQMYVSEGGAAKSRTTIEKLPDKVLLNVFCYLSHREICRVARVCKRWRQIAYDTRLWKHVSLRPEVSGLHVSSLENLLHLISVRFGPSLRYIELPIELITHTVLHELANKCPNLTHMLLDFSTAMQLHDFSEMQAFPTKLKYMCICLSEVIFMEGFMRKIYNFINGLEILHLIGTYEKVEEEEEEIYEVINVHKLKSATPNLRVINLYGINFVDDSHIDAFSSNCIQLECLAVNYCAKVTGSTMKTLFQRSRRLTCLLMQGTNLQSEYVMQVEWEKSSIQELDISATDLSTECLIDMLTRIPGLRFLSAGQLNSFNDNVLKAWAEIGITRNLIALDLDSSDNLTDDALHKFLSRHGHQLYGLALSGMPHITDQLWQSVLPILTNAKILVMGTQERLGVNIHVDQLMDGIANNCPNLERLELRWDPENLRFSDKSQKAIDILRVKCIKMKCLSLSDGRYYEIVKANFERADRLTVVRTITCCRVSNYYLLQNYKDLIFN from the exons ATGGATCTCGGTGGTGTAGACGTTTGGGGTCAGATTGCCCTAGAAACCTCTCAAATGTATGTTTCTGAGGGTGGTGCCGCTAAAAGTCGTACT ACAATAGAGAAACTGCCAGACAAAGTTCTTCTGAACGTCTTTTGCTACCTCTCGCACCGCGAGATATGCAGGGTTGCTCGCGTTTGCAAACGCTGGCGACAAATCGCGTATGACACGCGTCTCTGGAAGCACGTGTCCCTAAGACCGGAAGTAAGCGGGCTACACGTGAGCTCTCTGGAAAATCTGTTACATCTAATCAG cgtACGCTTTGGACCTTCGCTGAGATACATTGAATTACCGATCGAACTGATCACTCATACGGTTCTCCACGAATTAGCCAATAAGTGTCCGAATCTAACGCACATGTTGCTGGACTTTTCGACTGCGATGCAACTGCACGACTTCTCGGAAATGCAAGCGTTTCCTACAAAATTGAAATACATGTGTATTTGTTTGTCGGAAGTAATCTTCATGGAAGGCTTCATGCGTAAGatctataactttataaatGGTCTGGAGATACTTCATTTGATCG GAACGTATGAAAAAgtcgaagaggaagaagaagagatcTACGAGGTGATCAATGTACACAAATTGAAGTCGGCGACGCCGAATTTGAGGGTGATTAATTTGTACGGAATCAATTTCGTGGATGATTCACATATCGACGCTTTTTCTTCAAATTGTATTCAACTGGAATGCTTGGCTGTAAATTATTGTGCCAAAGTGACCGGTTCGACCATGAAGACCCTCTTCCAAAGGAGCAGACGACTAACATGTCTTCTTATGCAAGGAACAA atcTGCAGAGCGAATACGTAATGCAGGTCGAGTGGGAAAAATCCAGCATTCAGGAGCTCGACATCAGCGCTACTGACCTATCGACAGAATGCCTGATCGACATGCTAACCAGAATCCCTGGGCTGCGCTTTCTTAGCGCCGGTCAACTGAACAGCTTCAACGACAACGTGCTGAAGGCCTGGGCAGAGATAGGAATTACACGGAACTTGATAGCGCTGGATCTCGATAGTTCCGATAATCTGACTGATGACGCCCTGCACAAGTTCCTGTCGAGGCATGGCCATCAGCTGTACGGTCTCGCGCTGTCAGGCATGCCGCACATCACCGACCAACTGTGGCAAAGCGTACTGCCAATTCTTACTAATGCAAA AATACTTGTGATGGGCACTCAAGAGAGATTAGGTGTTAATATTCACGTGGACCAATTGATGGATGGAATCGCCAATAACTGTCCCAATTTGGAGCGTCTTGAGTTGCGATGGGACCCGGAAAACTTGCGATTTTCGGACAAAAGTCAGAAAGCCATCGATATACTCCGTGTAAAGTGTATCAAGATGAAATGTTTGAGCCTAAG cGACGGAAGATACTACGAAATCGTCAAAGCGAACTTCGAGCGGGCCGATAGGCTGACAGTTGTGAGGACGATAACTTGTTGCAGAGTGTCAAATTATTAtctattgcaaaattataaggATCTAATTTTCAATTGA
- the LOC105199926 gene encoding F-box/LRR-repeat protein fbxl-1 isoform X1, giving the protein MDMRRMSNWNVLSVEAAMQQLNAFEGDDPEKIVRRPNTTIEKLPDKVLLNVFCYLSHREICRVARVCKRWRQIAYDTRLWKHVSLRPEVSGLHVSSLENLLHLISVRFGPSLRYIELPIELITHTVLHELANKCPNLTHMLLDFSTAMQLHDFSEMQAFPTKLKYMCICLSEVIFMEGFMRKIYNFINGLEILHLIGTYEKVEEEEEEIYEVINVHKLKSATPNLRVINLYGINFVDDSHIDAFSSNCIQLECLAVNYCAKVTGSTMKTLFQRSRRLTCLLMQGTNLQSEYVMQVEWEKSSIQELDISATDLSTECLIDMLTRIPGLRFLSAGQLNSFNDNVLKAWAEIGITRNLIALDLDSSDNLTDDALHKFLSRHGHQLYGLALSGMPHITDQLWQSVLPILTNAKILVMGTQERLGVNIHVDQLMDGIANNCPNLERLELRWDPENLRFSDKSQKAIDILRVKCIKMKCLSLSDGRYYEIVKANFERADRLTVVRTITCCRVSNYYLLQNYKDLIFN; this is encoded by the exons ACAATAGAGAAACTGCCAGACAAAGTTCTTCTGAACGTCTTTTGCTACCTCTCGCACCGCGAGATATGCAGGGTTGCTCGCGTTTGCAAACGCTGGCGACAAATCGCGTATGACACGCGTCTCTGGAAGCACGTGTCCCTAAGACCGGAAGTAAGCGGGCTACACGTGAGCTCTCTGGAAAATCTGTTACATCTAATCAG cgtACGCTTTGGACCTTCGCTGAGATACATTGAATTACCGATCGAACTGATCACTCATACGGTTCTCCACGAATTAGCCAATAAGTGTCCGAATCTAACGCACATGTTGCTGGACTTTTCGACTGCGATGCAACTGCACGACTTCTCGGAAATGCAAGCGTTTCCTACAAAATTGAAATACATGTGTATTTGTTTGTCGGAAGTAATCTTCATGGAAGGCTTCATGCGTAAGatctataactttataaatGGTCTGGAGATACTTCATTTGATCG GAACGTATGAAAAAgtcgaagaggaagaagaagagatcTACGAGGTGATCAATGTACACAAATTGAAGTCGGCGACGCCGAATTTGAGGGTGATTAATTTGTACGGAATCAATTTCGTGGATGATTCACATATCGACGCTTTTTCTTCAAATTGTATTCAACTGGAATGCTTGGCTGTAAATTATTGTGCCAAAGTGACCGGTTCGACCATGAAGACCCTCTTCCAAAGGAGCAGACGACTAACATGTCTTCTTATGCAAGGAACAA atcTGCAGAGCGAATACGTAATGCAGGTCGAGTGGGAAAAATCCAGCATTCAGGAGCTCGACATCAGCGCTACTGACCTATCGACAGAATGCCTGATCGACATGCTAACCAGAATCCCTGGGCTGCGCTTTCTTAGCGCCGGTCAACTGAACAGCTTCAACGACAACGTGCTGAAGGCCTGGGCAGAGATAGGAATTACACGGAACTTGATAGCGCTGGATCTCGATAGTTCCGATAATCTGACTGATGACGCCCTGCACAAGTTCCTGTCGAGGCATGGCCATCAGCTGTACGGTCTCGCGCTGTCAGGCATGCCGCACATCACCGACCAACTGTGGCAAAGCGTACTGCCAATTCTTACTAATGCAAA AATACTTGTGATGGGCACTCAAGAGAGATTAGGTGTTAATATTCACGTGGACCAATTGATGGATGGAATCGCCAATAACTGTCCCAATTTGGAGCGTCTTGAGTTGCGATGGGACCCGGAAAACTTGCGATTTTCGGACAAAAGTCAGAAAGCCATCGATATACTCCGTGTAAAGTGTATCAAGATGAAATGTTTGAGCCTAAG cGACGGAAGATACTACGAAATCGTCAAAGCGAACTTCGAGCGGGCCGATAGGCTGACAGTTGTGAGGACGATAACTTGTTGCAGAGTGTCAAATTATTAtctattgcaaaattataaggATCTAATTTTCAATTGA
- the LOC105199926 gene encoding F-box/LRR-repeat protein fbxl-1 isoform X2 produces MAEMSNWNVLSVEAAMQQLNAFEGDDPEKIVRRPNTTIEKLPDKVLLNVFCYLSHREICRVARVCKRWRQIAYDTRLWKHVSLRPEVSGLHVSSLENLLHLISVRFGPSLRYIELPIELITHTVLHELANKCPNLTHMLLDFSTAMQLHDFSEMQAFPTKLKYMCICLSEVIFMEGFMRKIYNFINGLEILHLIGTYEKVEEEEEEIYEVINVHKLKSATPNLRVINLYGINFVDDSHIDAFSSNCIQLECLAVNYCAKVTGSTMKTLFQRSRRLTCLLMQGTNLQSEYVMQVEWEKSSIQELDISATDLSTECLIDMLTRIPGLRFLSAGQLNSFNDNVLKAWAEIGITRNLIALDLDSSDNLTDDALHKFLSRHGHQLYGLALSGMPHITDQLWQSVLPILTNAKILVMGTQERLGVNIHVDQLMDGIANNCPNLERLELRWDPENLRFSDKSQKAIDILRVKCIKMKCLSLSDGRYYEIVKANFERADRLTVVRTITCCRVSNYYLLQNYKDLIFN; encoded by the exons ACAATAGAGAAACTGCCAGACAAAGTTCTTCTGAACGTCTTTTGCTACCTCTCGCACCGCGAGATATGCAGGGTTGCTCGCGTTTGCAAACGCTGGCGACAAATCGCGTATGACACGCGTCTCTGGAAGCACGTGTCCCTAAGACCGGAAGTAAGCGGGCTACACGTGAGCTCTCTGGAAAATCTGTTACATCTAATCAG cgtACGCTTTGGACCTTCGCTGAGATACATTGAATTACCGATCGAACTGATCACTCATACGGTTCTCCACGAATTAGCCAATAAGTGTCCGAATCTAACGCACATGTTGCTGGACTTTTCGACTGCGATGCAACTGCACGACTTCTCGGAAATGCAAGCGTTTCCTACAAAATTGAAATACATGTGTATTTGTTTGTCGGAAGTAATCTTCATGGAAGGCTTCATGCGTAAGatctataactttataaatGGTCTGGAGATACTTCATTTGATCG GAACGTATGAAAAAgtcgaagaggaagaagaagagatcTACGAGGTGATCAATGTACACAAATTGAAGTCGGCGACGCCGAATTTGAGGGTGATTAATTTGTACGGAATCAATTTCGTGGATGATTCACATATCGACGCTTTTTCTTCAAATTGTATTCAACTGGAATGCTTGGCTGTAAATTATTGTGCCAAAGTGACCGGTTCGACCATGAAGACCCTCTTCCAAAGGAGCAGACGACTAACATGTCTTCTTATGCAAGGAACAA atcTGCAGAGCGAATACGTAATGCAGGTCGAGTGGGAAAAATCCAGCATTCAGGAGCTCGACATCAGCGCTACTGACCTATCGACAGAATGCCTGATCGACATGCTAACCAGAATCCCTGGGCTGCGCTTTCTTAGCGCCGGTCAACTGAACAGCTTCAACGACAACGTGCTGAAGGCCTGGGCAGAGATAGGAATTACACGGAACTTGATAGCGCTGGATCTCGATAGTTCCGATAATCTGACTGATGACGCCCTGCACAAGTTCCTGTCGAGGCATGGCCATCAGCTGTACGGTCTCGCGCTGTCAGGCATGCCGCACATCACCGACCAACTGTGGCAAAGCGTACTGCCAATTCTTACTAATGCAAA AATACTTGTGATGGGCACTCAAGAGAGATTAGGTGTTAATATTCACGTGGACCAATTGATGGATGGAATCGCCAATAACTGTCCCAATTTGGAGCGTCTTGAGTTGCGATGGGACCCGGAAAACTTGCGATTTTCGGACAAAAGTCAGAAAGCCATCGATATACTCCGTGTAAAGTGTATCAAGATGAAATGTTTGAGCCTAAG cGACGGAAGATACTACGAAATCGTCAAAGCGAACTTCGAGCGGGCCGATAGGCTGACAGTTGTGAGGACGATAACTTGTTGCAGAGTGTCAAATTATTAtctattgcaaaattataaggATCTAATTTTCAATTGA
- the LOC105199926 gene encoding F-box/LRR-repeat protein fbxl-1 isoform X4: MTTWTQLAVHHVNAISKEEFSTTHRGKSTTIEKLPDKVLLNVFCYLSHREICRVARVCKRWRQIAYDTRLWKHVSLRPEVSGLHVSSLENLLHLISVRFGPSLRYIELPIELITHTVLHELANKCPNLTHMLLDFSTAMQLHDFSEMQAFPTKLKYMCICLSEVIFMEGFMRKIYNFINGLEILHLIGTYEKVEEEEEEIYEVINVHKLKSATPNLRVINLYGINFVDDSHIDAFSSNCIQLECLAVNYCAKVTGSTMKTLFQRSRRLTCLLMQGTNLQSEYVMQVEWEKSSIQELDISATDLSTECLIDMLTRIPGLRFLSAGQLNSFNDNVLKAWAEIGITRNLIALDLDSSDNLTDDALHKFLSRHGHQLYGLALSGMPHITDQLWQSVLPILTNAKILVMGTQERLGVNIHVDQLMDGIANNCPNLERLELRWDPENLRFSDKSQKAIDILRVKCIKMKCLSLSDGRYYEIVKANFERADRLTVVRTITCCRVSNYYLLQNYKDLIFN; this comes from the exons ACAATAGAGAAACTGCCAGACAAAGTTCTTCTGAACGTCTTTTGCTACCTCTCGCACCGCGAGATATGCAGGGTTGCTCGCGTTTGCAAACGCTGGCGACAAATCGCGTATGACACGCGTCTCTGGAAGCACGTGTCCCTAAGACCGGAAGTAAGCGGGCTACACGTGAGCTCTCTGGAAAATCTGTTACATCTAATCAG cgtACGCTTTGGACCTTCGCTGAGATACATTGAATTACCGATCGAACTGATCACTCATACGGTTCTCCACGAATTAGCCAATAAGTGTCCGAATCTAACGCACATGTTGCTGGACTTTTCGACTGCGATGCAACTGCACGACTTCTCGGAAATGCAAGCGTTTCCTACAAAATTGAAATACATGTGTATTTGTTTGTCGGAAGTAATCTTCATGGAAGGCTTCATGCGTAAGatctataactttataaatGGTCTGGAGATACTTCATTTGATCG GAACGTATGAAAAAgtcgaagaggaagaagaagagatcTACGAGGTGATCAATGTACACAAATTGAAGTCGGCGACGCCGAATTTGAGGGTGATTAATTTGTACGGAATCAATTTCGTGGATGATTCACATATCGACGCTTTTTCTTCAAATTGTATTCAACTGGAATGCTTGGCTGTAAATTATTGTGCCAAAGTGACCGGTTCGACCATGAAGACCCTCTTCCAAAGGAGCAGACGACTAACATGTCTTCTTATGCAAGGAACAA atcTGCAGAGCGAATACGTAATGCAGGTCGAGTGGGAAAAATCCAGCATTCAGGAGCTCGACATCAGCGCTACTGACCTATCGACAGAATGCCTGATCGACATGCTAACCAGAATCCCTGGGCTGCGCTTTCTTAGCGCCGGTCAACTGAACAGCTTCAACGACAACGTGCTGAAGGCCTGGGCAGAGATAGGAATTACACGGAACTTGATAGCGCTGGATCTCGATAGTTCCGATAATCTGACTGATGACGCCCTGCACAAGTTCCTGTCGAGGCATGGCCATCAGCTGTACGGTCTCGCGCTGTCAGGCATGCCGCACATCACCGACCAACTGTGGCAAAGCGTACTGCCAATTCTTACTAATGCAAA AATACTTGTGATGGGCACTCAAGAGAGATTAGGTGTTAATATTCACGTGGACCAATTGATGGATGGAATCGCCAATAACTGTCCCAATTTGGAGCGTCTTGAGTTGCGATGGGACCCGGAAAACTTGCGATTTTCGGACAAAAGTCAGAAAGCCATCGATATACTCCGTGTAAAGTGTATCAAGATGAAATGTTTGAGCCTAAG cGACGGAAGATACTACGAAATCGTCAAAGCGAACTTCGAGCGGGCCGATAGGCTGACAGTTGTGAGGACGATAACTTGTTGCAGAGTGTCAAATTATTAtctattgcaaaattataaggATCTAATTTTCAATTGA
- the LOC105199927 gene encoding ras-related protein Rab-28 isoform X2 has translation MSDVEEESAEKRLKIVLVGDSNVGKTSIVQKFCNNDFTRQYVPTAGIDFFLKNITIGNNKNVNLHLWDVGGLSLHGNMLDKYVFGAHIVLLVYDVTNSSSFDILEEWLSKIKSFIDTYDEMPLMAIVGNKCDMEHQRTVKRDRSHRFAAENGFSYHDMSARTGESTFTLFLGIFMHSRFIGANLGYPINKNRSRLSQAYHYRRNWGHGRCEFNTENRKKDS, from the exons ATGTCGGACGTCGAGGAGGAGTCGGCCGAGAAGCGGCTGAAAATCGTGCTCGTGGGTGACTCCAATGTTGGCAAA ACCAGCATCGTCCAGAAGTTTTGCAACAACGATTTCACTAGGCAGTACGTGCCTACCGCGGGCATCGACTTCTTCCTCAAGAACATCACCATCGGCAACAACAAAAATGTCAATCTGCATTTATGGGACGTCGGCGGGCTCTCTTTGCATGGCAACATGTTGGACAAATACGTTTTCGGAGCACAC ATCGTTCTTTTGGTATACGACGTCACGAATAGTTCGAGTTTCGACATTTTGGAAGAATGGCTCAGTAAAATCAAAAGTTTCATTGACACTTATGACGAAATGCCTCTAATGGCTATAGTAGGTAATAAATGTGACATGGAACATCAGAGGACAGTTAAGAGAGATAGGTCGCATCGATTCGCGGCGGAAAACGGATTTTCTTATCACGATATGTCTGCGAGGACTGGAGAAtcg acgtttactttatttttaggTATCTTTATGCATAGCAGGTTTATCGGCGCAAATCTTGGGTATCCGATTAACAAGAACAGATCAAGACTTTCACAAGCCTATCATTATCGCCGAAATTGGGGACACGGTAGATGTGAATTCAATACAGAAAATCGTAAAAAGGATTCCTAA
- the LOC105199927 gene encoding ras-related protein Rab-28 isoform X1, with amino-acid sequence MSDVEEESAEKRLKIVLVGDSNVGKTSIVQKFCNNDFTRQYVPTAGIDFFLKNITIGNNKNVNLHLWDVGGLSLHGNMLDKYVFGAHIVLLVYDVTNSSSFDILEEWLSKIKSFIDTYDEMPLMAIVGNKCDMEHQRTVKRDRSHRFAAENGFSYHDMSARTGESVSLCIAGLSAQILGIRLTRTDQDFHKPIIIAEIGDTVDVNSIQKIVKRIPNKKQYPISFHPRFPISKSAVCALQ; translated from the exons ATGTCGGACGTCGAGGAGGAGTCGGCCGAGAAGCGGCTGAAAATCGTGCTCGTGGGTGACTCCAATGTTGGCAAA ACCAGCATCGTCCAGAAGTTTTGCAACAACGATTTCACTAGGCAGTACGTGCCTACCGCGGGCATCGACTTCTTCCTCAAGAACATCACCATCGGCAACAACAAAAATGTCAATCTGCATTTATGGGACGTCGGCGGGCTCTCTTTGCATGGCAACATGTTGGACAAATACGTTTTCGGAGCACAC ATCGTTCTTTTGGTATACGACGTCACGAATAGTTCGAGTTTCGACATTTTGGAAGAATGGCTCAGTAAAATCAAAAGTTTCATTGACACTTATGACGAAATGCCTCTAATGGCTATAGTAGGTAATAAATGTGACATGGAACATCAGAGGACAGTTAAGAGAGATAGGTCGCATCGATTCGCGGCGGAAAACGGATTTTCTTATCACGATATGTCTGCGAGGACTGGAGAAtcg gTATCTTTATGCATAGCAGGTTTATCGGCGCAAATCTTGGGTATCCGATTAACAAGAACAGATCAAGACTTTCACAAGCCTATCATTATCGCCGAAATTGGGGACACGGTAGATGTGAATTCAATACAGAAAATCGTAAAAAGGATTCCTAACAAAAAACAATACCCAATTTCGTTTCATCCCCGTTTTCCTATCTCGAAATCCGCAGTGTGTGCACTGCAATGA
- the LOC105199928 gene encoding hexosaminidase D yields the protein MTRLRGRASLMVVATISFILLVVIYHILSNEIDEMSSAKIGARLRAEEVYSPDGTPLFKGHKIVHLDLKGAPPKLSYYNYLFPLLHKLGATGVLVEYEDMFPFADSIENIHAGNSYSRKDIVQIQTIARNNQLIIIPLIQTFGHMEFVLKLDKYKDFREVPHYPQVLCPTYNNTLPLIYEMINQVVSAHPMSKYLHIGADEVYQIGECSRCLDVMAKKQWSKRQLFLDHVSSVVKYIKERYPELTVLMWDDEFRDISSQEIIDRGLHTMVEPVIWKYTTDPGMTLTDQLWESYAAVWKEVWVATAFKGATSPDRYYTDISYHMENHQRWLEIIQRYSNQITFKGVMLTGWQRYDHFSVLCELLPMGLPSLAINLAILQASDLNSFPVELSDRLSEALQCNGIISLSIPEPQYGWTKCSFHGVSVYATILRLYSLTQEIMKMEQDNTYKGWLKPYNIKYSFASPSYVERAVADLDRHKMEIMYIEKEMRTAMEDIYDNYTTEEWLETYVAPINEKLNQLWDIKEKLLERNTWPRRPLTKSDL from the exons ATGACGCGTCTGCGGGGCCGTGCGTCGCTGATGGTCGTCGCGACGATCAGCTTCATCCTGCTGGTTGTCATATATCACATCCTGAGCAACGAGATCGACGAGATGTCATCGGCCAAGATCGGCGCACGTCTGAGAGCCGAGGAGGTGTATTCACCAG ACGGCACTCCGCTGTTCAAGGGCCATAAGATCGTCCATCTAGATCTGAAAGGCGCCCCGCCGAAGCTGAGCTATTATAACTACCTGTTTCCTCTGCTGCACAAGCTGGGGGCCACCGGCGTGCTCGTGGAGTACGAGGACATGTTCCCCTTCGCCGACAGTATTGAGAACATACACGCCGGCAACTCCTACTCCAGGAAGGACATTGTGCAGATTCAAACCATAGCCAGGAACAATCAGTTGATCATCATACCGTTGATACAAACTTTCGGTCACATGGAGTTTGTTCTCAAATTGGACAAGTACAAAGACTTCAGAGAAGTTCCACATTACCCGCAAGTCTTGTGCCCTACGTATAATAATACACTACCGTTAATTTATGAGATGATAAACCAAGTCGTATCCGCGCATCCCATGTCAAAATATTTGCACATAGGTGCGGACGAGGTTTATCAGATAGGAGAATGTTCCAGATGTTTGGACGTTATGGCTAAGAAGCAGTGGAGCAAACGACAGTTGTTCCTGGATCACGTCTCCTCGGTGGTCAAGTATATCAAGGAGAGATATCCAGAACTAACTGTACTTATGTGGGACGATGAGTTCCGTGATATATCGTCGCAGGAGATCATCGACAGGGGCCTGCACACGATGGTAGAGCCAGTTATTTGGAAGTACACCACCGATCCTGGCATGACGCTCACGGATCAGCTGTGGGAAAGTTACGCCGCAGTGTGGAAGGAAGTCTGGGTCGCGACGGCGTTCAAAGGCGCCACCTCGCCAGACAGATACTACACAGACATTTCGTATCACATGGAGAACCATCAACGTTGGTTAGAAATCATTCAGAGATACTCGAATCAAATCACTTTTAAGGGCGTCATGTTGACAGGATGGCAGAGATACGATCACTTCAGTGTACTTTGCGAATTACTGCCGATGGGACTGCCGTCTCTCGCTATTAATTTAGCTATACTGCAAGCTTCGGATTTGAACAGCTTTCCTGTAGAATTGTCCGATCGTCTATCTGAAGCCTTACAATGCAACGGTATTATCTCGTTGAGTATTCCGGAACCGCAGTACGGCTGGACCAAATGCAGTTTCCACGGAGTGTCGGTATACGCGACTATTTTACGTCTTTACTCTCTGACCCAAGAGATAATGAAGATGGAACAGGACAATACGTACAAGGGATGGTTAAAACCATACAATATCAAATACTCTTTCGCCAGTCCCAGTTATGTCGAGCGTGCGGTCGCAGATCTGGACAGACATAAGATGGAAATAATGTATATTGAAAAAGAGATGCGTACAGCCATGGAAGATATTTATGACAATTATACGACAGAAGAGTGGCTTGAGACGTATGTCGCACCTATAAACGAAAAGCTCAATCAGTTGTGGGACATTAAGGAGAAACTTTTAGAGAGAAATACGTGGCCAAGGAGACCTCTCACGAAATCTGATTTATAG